One genomic window of Cannabis sativa cultivar Pink pepper isolate KNU-18-1 chromosome 2, ASM2916894v1, whole genome shotgun sequence includes the following:
- the LOC133034046 gene encoding uncharacterized protein LOC133034046, whose amino-acid sequence MVNVREVVKKDLEVPDPPRHRVWIKSRTKSRKLVTDYDKEIAEKIAQLEEKLSLGQIQVQGQNDILTQALKTPEHPGRVMAAGFLTRASKLFDRKKREVSDVVARQAKEIKKLKVEVQSLKQKRNAAEQEEEGEVAGEAYVPQPYAPEDEGQPQTYAEEFISLNDQGLLYNFDDHAALNQQVHLCSDNIDNIVARGYLYEHVGKITIHCTDYDDSHARILVSEILQEDAEIPIPIEGCIYVRDVSQMFFP is encoded by the exons atggtgaacgtacgggaagttgtg AAAAAGGATCTCGAAGTTCCAGATCccccccgccaccgtgtttggattaaatctcgcaccaagagtcgaaaacttgtcactgattacgacaaggaaattgcagagaagata gctcaattagaggaaAAGCTTAGTCTgggacaaattcaggtccagggccaaaacgatatcctgacgcaggcgctcaagacaccagagcatcctggacgtgtcatggctgctgg gttcctgaccagggcatctAAACTGTTCGacaggaagaaaagggaagtgtctgatgttgtggctcgacaagcgaaggagattaaaaaattaaaagtcgaagtccaatcccttaagcagaAGAGAAACGCTGctgaacaagaggaagaaggagaggtggctggtgaggcgtatgttccacaaccatacgctcctgAGGATGAGGGACAACCACAAacttatgctgaggagtttatttccctcaacgaccaaggtctcctgtacaatttcgatgaccatgcggcccttaatcagcaagtacatctctgctctgacaacatcgacaacattgtggcccgagggtatttgtacgagcatgttgGTAAAATCACTATTCACTGCACAgactacgatgattcacatgcccgAATTTTGGTttcggaaatcctgcaagaggacgctgaaatcccaaTCCCAATTGAAGGGTGCATatatgttagggacgtatcACAGATGTTCTTTCCTTAG